The following are encoded together in the Ooceraea biroi isolate clonal line C1 chromosome 2, Obir_v5.4, whole genome shotgun sequence genome:
- the LOC105279408 gene encoding uncharacterized protein LOC105279408, with translation MRFSRDHVMASHVFWRFVACYLVCILCRNAFSESTFAKVFASINDTSEADTKSMFKIENVLKTRTTLDGITQSFKDNWSKSEIQRDSLLVKDASETKPRCSRYCIQNLKTREEKDNSFKNNNICISWFAGNQSEEVDFSLEHNAEFNMSRRISMDNKNAALLNNCEVYLDSNCVCNIINIGEKSINEHNKVYSNSYFNRQNVETFRNPFSNGISKFSKKLLHRTNLRGYTESNFHVDSNTTGIVINISGNITRVVLAIPISKLHIFSVKKERFFNLCFLSKKMLYVRNYFMINFVMTLTNISILSVARKVGRFRENNKKKIKEKESTKET, from the exons ATGAGATTTTCCCGCGACCACGTTATGGCATCGCATGTGTTCTGGCGTTTTGTGGCGTGCTACCTGGTTTGCATTCTATGCAGGAATGCATTCAGTGAATCAACATTCGCGAAAGTTTTTGCATCAATTAATGACACTTCTGAGGCGGATACAAAATCGATGTTCAAGATTGAGAATGTACTTAAAACACGAACAACCCTGGATGGGATTACTCAATCATTCAAGGATAACTGGTCTAAATCTGAAATTCAGCGAGATTCTCTACTTGTGAAAGACGCATCAGAAACAAAACCAAGATGTTCTAG GTATTGCATACAAAACCTAAAAACAAGAGAAGAGAAGgataattcttttaaaaataacaatatatgtatatcttggTTTGCCGGAAATCAAAGTGAAGAAG TTGATTTTTCACTAGAACATAATGCAGAATTCAATATGTCAAGACGAATATCTAtggataataaaaatgcagcACTCTTAAACAATTGTGAA gtttatctcgattcgaattgtgtgtgtaatattataaatataggaGAAAAGTCGATTAACGAACATAATAAAGTTTActcaaattcatattttaatcgGCAAAATGTTGAAACCTTCCGAAATCCTTTTTCGAATggtatttcaaaattttcg AAAAAATTACTACACCGGACTAATTTGAGAGGATATACTGAAAGTAATTTTCACGTTGATTCTAATACAACTGGAATTGTAATCAACATTTCGGGTAATATTACGCGCGTAGTTCTGGCTATACCTATAAGTaagttacatattttttctgttaagaaagagagattttttaatttatgttttcTGTCTAAAAAAATGTTGTATGTAAGAAACTACTTTATGATTAACTTTGTTATGACACTCACAAATATATCGATTTTGTCTGTTGCACGTAAAGTTGGAAGATTTAGAGAGAATAACAAGAAGAAaatcaaagagaaagaatcaACTAAAGAGACATAG
- the LOC105279412 gene encoding uncharacterized protein LOC105279412 translates to MSEVASLNEDVDMDTKVLAIENVSKQMADSDHNQELSDFARSSNEDVLGRRKTLLEVNANSNLNAVAGTRHRVVFDVSNDCFLPVRYAISTRSSPFRTANILPIYIWLSPGQTSRVPIDIYIPQRSQETVNTLTLRIDGTQIEEKTVYIYVQNALSRTDDARPTIEHSFNSNCAGKTDRNRCDKTFWSADITVQDSDSGLKRVVSTPNVIYPRTSFISGTKEPVRFYYSSTCCSTTARITAIDVTNNQHLRTLDVNAWDNLEQGEIAAITLGALLLLLLLILLIIAIVFCVRKRSSHDLPYTQRYGSRPPARSERTSF, encoded by the exons ATGTCAGAAGTCGCATCATTAAATGAAGATGTTGATATGGACACGAAAGTACTCGCTATTGAAAATGTGTCGAAGCAAATGGCCGATAGCGATCATAATCAAGAACTTTCGGACTTTGCTAGAAGTAGCAACGAAGACGTTCTGGGAAGAAGAAAGACGTTATTAGAAGTAAATGCAAACAGTAACTTGAATGCTGTGGCAGGAACGAGACACAGGGTGGTCTTCGATGTGTCGAATGATTGCTTCCTTCCAGTCAGATATGCAATTAGCACAAGAAGTTCGCCATTTAGAACTGCCAATATTCTGCCAATATA CATATGGTTATCTCCAGGACAAACAAGTCGTGTACCCATCGACATTTATATACCACAGAGAAGCCAAGAGACAGTCAACACGCTTACATTGCGCATCGATGGCACGCAAATAGAGGAGAAAACTGTATACATTTACGTTCAGAATGCATTGTCCAGG ACTGATGACGCAAGACCTACTATCGAGCACTCATTTAATAGCAACTGCGCTGGTAAAACGGATAGGAATCGCTGCGACAAGACATTTTGGAGCGCAGATATCACCGTTCAAGATTCTGATTCAG GTTTAAAACGGGTTGTGTCAACTCCAAATGTAATTTATCCACGCACGTCATTTATAAGCGGTACGAAAGAGCCtgtaagattttattattcgtcGACGTGCTGCTCCACGACAGCTAGAATCACCGCGATAGATGTAACAAATAATCAGCATCTTCGCACTCTCGATGTTAACG CATGGGACAACTTAGAGCAAGGAGAGATAGCAGCTATCACGCTTGGTGCATtacttctccttcttcttctgatCCTCCTCATAATTGCAATAGTATTCTGCGTTCGCAAGAGGAGCAGTCACGATTTACCTTACACTCAACGTTATGGTTCTAGACCGCCTGCGAGATCCGAAAGAACAAGCTTCTAA